A stretch of DNA from Pseudomonas sp. p1(2021b):
AGCTCCTGCAACCGCCCAGTTCGGTTCAAACACCGCCAGGCCCAGATAAAAGTCAGCTCACCACCGAATGCAAAAGCAATTCTCAGCGGCCGGATCACACTACGCTCAGCAAGAGCCCGGATAACACTTCGCCAAATCACCGGTAGGCTTCTTGTCCGCTTTACCGAAGCCGCAGGATCCCACTGCGCATAACACCGGTCAGCTTCTAGTTAGCTTCGCCAAAGCCGCAGAGTCACACATCGCGTAACACCGGTTCGCTTCTAGTCCGCTTTGCCCATAGCCCGGTTCATACTTGGCCTGTCACCGAATAGTTTCTGGTCGCCCTCAGCCACGAAAAAAAAGCCCTGCCGACGTTGATCGACAAGGCCTTCGCGAAACTGATTAGCGATTACTCATCCACGTCGATCTCTCCTTCGAACTTCGTTTCCACCTGGTCCAGCATGCTGCCCACCAGAGACTCAAGAGATGCCAGATCATCTTCTCTGGCCTTGAGCGTCAGCTTTACGCCATGGCTCATATTTCGTACCCGCTCGTGCATTTCGGCTCTGAGGTCAAAGAGTTTGGAAACCCTTTCGCACAGGCTCAGAACAAGCTTGTGATTGGGCTCGAATTCTCGGGCTCGCTTCACTCTCTTCGTGAGGCCTTTGTGGCTCACGTTCGTGGACATCCATTTCCCCTTGCCGGCCTTGAGCTTTCGATAGACCCGCACGAATGGTCGCGATTGGCCCCGGTGCTGGTTGAAGTCGATCCCTATGCGCCCCGTCTGGAACGGCTGCATGACGTAGAGCAATTCACCCATGCGGACCAGGAGCTGATCGATGCGAATCAGGTAGTCGACAGCGGTGTCGACCGACTCCTTGCCTTTGCGCCGAAGCTCTTCGAAATCGTCGATGGAGGGGGGGTTGTGTATAGCCATTGTTTAAGCGTTCGCCGGGGGGTTGTGTATAGCCGCGCCGAGGGGGCGCGTTCCGGCGAATTTTCTTTGTCACCATCCAGTATTGTCAATACGTGTTATGTATCTTAGACTCACATCAATGCATACAGCACAGTAGCTACATCGCACTGCACTGTAGGCACTGCACACTGCACAGTGCGCATCGTTAACCCTTCTAAGTCACTGGTTTATATAGGTTTTTTTCATGAAAGGTCGCGTAGCAATCGGTTTGGATGCGGGTCGTAGTGCCATTAAAGTCGTCGCTTACCACGACGGCAAACGAACGGATATCATGTACCCCACTCTGGCGGTTCCAGCTGTCGAACTCACCGACCCGACGACTGCGGCTCGCGCCCAGGCCGAGACCGAAATTGTCGATGGCAAGGCATACTTCACTGGCGATACCGCTCGCCTCCAGGGCAACCTCACCTCCTCTATCGGGTTGAACGACAACTGGACGGATACCGCTGAATATCTGGCGCTTATTCAGTCGGCTTTCACCAGGTTACGTGCTAAGGGAGTTCAAGGTATTGAGGAGGCATTTGTAATTATCGGTACCCCGTCTAAGTTGTTCGGCTCTCGTAAGGACAGTCTGGTCGAGCGCACTCGGAAAGCACTCCCTAAAACTGTCGAGTTGAAAGCACTTCCTCAGCCAATGGGCGCTTACTGCGACTACATCCTTGATCAGTCGGGCATGCCCATTGAAAATCTGATCAATGGTGCTAACGGAAGGCCTAAATCCTATGGCGTCATCGAGGGTGGGCATTACTCGACTGACTTTCTTTTGATGAGGGAAGGTCAATATATTGAACGGGGCGCTGACTCCTGCGCAGGAATGAGTGCTGCTGCAGAGCAGTTGCGCCGCATCCTAGGCAAGCGCGAGATTCAAGCAAGCCTGGTGGAGTGTGAGGAATCGTTCAGCACCAAATGTCTTTTCCAGTACGGTCAGGAGGTAAACATTCAAGAGCAAGTGACCGAAGCTCAACAGCATGTGGTTCAGGAGGTTATCTCTAAAGGTAACTCGTTGTTTTCCGATGATGCTCGTTCCCTCAATGGGATTTTAGTTGCGGGTGGAAGCGCCGAGGCGATCTATGCTCGCGCCAAAGATGTATGGCAACACAGCATTCTTGTAAAAAATCCTCGCTGGGCTGTTGCTGACGGTTTTGCTCGCTATGCCCTTGGACAAATCATCCGGAGCATCGTAAACGCGAATGCAAAAAGGGTGTCTGCTGTAAATGGCTAAGTTAATTCGTGTATATGACCCTAATGAAACTGAGCGCAAAATAAATCTGAATATCCCAGAAGACGTTTGCCCAGGTTTGCTGGAGTTCATGTCCGAACTGCCATACGGTAAAGACACGCCTCTTATCAGGGGAGTCTTTTATCAGTGGTTTTTGAGCCACAGTGAGGCCGGCACCCTAGACGAAGCTCTGAATAACGCTCTTGCTGGCCCGGGGGGAATGATTGCGACGGGCCGCCAATCCAAGCGTGAAAGTGCAGCTCCACCGAGCCGAAAGAAACGGGTACCACGGCAGCGAGAGATCACCGCAAAACCAGGGGCTGTAAAAGCTCCGGCAGTCGCGCCGCCCTCAGGGCCCCTAGCTCCCGCTGAACCGATGGAGCCGGCCCTGGTTGTCGAGGAGGTTCGCCCTCCCCTGCAACCTGAGCCGGTGGGCACCCAGAGTGGTGCTCCCTTGCACACAGGTGCTGTCGAGGCTCATGCACTGTCTGTCCCTGTCGCCACCCCACCTGACTACGGTATGGATGCTCGGGACTCGTTGATCGACCAACAGCCGCAGCTGCTCTCAAGCGCAGGTGCCCTTGATGAGGCCAGCCCATCGCATGACTCTCAAGATCCGACCACGGCCGAACCCACAAACTCGCAAATGGCAGCACTCGATGCGATGGGCAACATGTTCTAGTCCTCCACAAGCAATCAGGTGAACGATGAAAATTGGCTCCAAACTGCTGAACGTCGCTCAGCGCATAGCGGCAACCACGACAGATTTTGTTTTGGTATCGC
This window harbors:
- a CDS encoding ParM/StbA family protein — translated: MKGRVAIGLDAGRSAIKVVAYHDGKRTDIMYPTLAVPAVELTDPTTAARAQAETEIVDGKAYFTGDTARLQGNLTSSIGLNDNWTDTAEYLALIQSAFTRLRAKGVQGIEEAFVIIGTPSKLFGSRKDSLVERTRKALPKTVELKALPQPMGAYCDYILDQSGMPIENLINGANGRPKSYGVIEGGHYSTDFLLMREGQYIERGADSCAGMSAAAEQLRRILGKREIQASLVECEESFSTKCLFQYGQEVNIQEQVTEAQQHVVQEVISKGNSLFSDDARSLNGILVAGGSAEAIYARAKDVWQHSILVKNPRWAVADGFARYALGQIIRSIVNANAKRVSAVNG